In Passer domesticus isolate bPasDom1 chromosome 7, bPasDom1.hap1, whole genome shotgun sequence, one genomic interval encodes:
- the KLHL20 gene encoding kelch-like protein 20 isoform X3, whose product MDGKPMRRCASTRPGETGMDVTSRCTLGDPNKLPEGVPQPARMPYISDKHPRQTLEVINLLRKHRELCDVVLVVGAKKIYAHRVILSACSPYFRAMFTGELAESRQTEVVIRDIDERAMELLIDFAYTSQITVEEGNVQTLLPAACLLQLAEIQEACCEFLKRQLDPSNCLGIRAFADTHSCRELLRIADKFTQHNFQEVMESEEFMLLPANQLIDIISSDELNVRSEEQVFNAVMAWVKYSIQERRPQLPQVLQHVRLPLLSPKFLVGTVGSDPLIKSDEECRDLVDEAKNYLLLPQERPLMQGPRTRPRKPIRCGEVLFAVGGWCSGDAISSVERYDPQTNEWRMVASMSKRRCGVGVSVLDDLLYAVGGHDGSSYLNSVERYDPKTNQWSSDVAPTSTCRTSVGVAVLGGYLYAVGGQDGVSCLNIVERYDPKENKWTRVASMSTRRLGVAVAVLGGFLYAVGGSDGTSPLNTVERYNPQENRWHTIAPMGTRRKHLGCAVYQDMIYAVGGRDDTTELSSAERYNPRTNQWSPVVAMTSRRSGVGLAVVNGQLMAVGGFDGTTYLKTIEVFDPDANTWRLYGGMNYRRLGGGVGVIKMTHCESHIW is encoded by the exons ATGGACGGAAAGCCAATGCGCAG GTGTGCCAGCACTCGCCCAGGAGAGACCGGAATGGACGTGACCAGCCGCTGCACCCTCGGAGACCCCAACAAGCTGCCCGAGGGGGTGCCGCAGCCCGCGCGCATGCCCTACATCTCCGACAAGCACCCCCGGCAGACCCTGGAGGTCATCAACCTGCTCAGGAAGCACCGGGAGCTCTGCGATGTGGTGCTGGTAGTGGGGGCCAAGAAGATCTACGCCCACAGGGTGATCCTGTCGGCCTGCAGCCCCTACTTCCGAGCCATGTTCACCGGGGAGCTGGCGGAGTCGCGGCAGACGGAGGTGGTGATCAGGGACATCGACGAGCGCGCCATGGAGCTGCTCATCGACTTCGCCTACACCTCGCAGATCACTGTGGAAGAGGGGAATGTCCAGACCTTGCTGCCAGCTGCCTGTCTTCTCCAGCTGGCTGAGATCCAGGAGGCTTGCTGTGAGTTCCTCAAGAGACAGTTGGACCCTTCCAATTGCCTGGGCATCCGGGCTTTTGCTGACACTCACTCGTGCCGTGAGCTGCTGAGGATCGCTGACAAATTCACACAGCACAACTTCCAGGAG gTGATGGAGAGTGAGGAGTTCATGCTGCTTCCTGCCAACCAGCTGATAGACATCATATCCAGTGACGAGTTGAACGTGCGCAGTGAGGAGCAGGTGTTCAACGCCGTGATGGCCTGGGTGAAGTACAGCATCCAGGAGAGAAGACCCCAGCTGCCACAG GTCCTGCAGCACGTCCGCCTGCCCCTGCTGAGTCCCAAGTTTCTTGTGGGTACAGTGGGCTCTGATCCACTCATTAAGAGTGATGAGGAATGCAG GGATCTGGTGGATGAAGCCAAGAACTACCTGCTGCTGCCCCAAGAGCGGCCGCTGATGCAGGGACCGCGAACGAGGCCGCGCAAACCCATCCGCTGTGGAGAGGTGCTCTTTGCAG TGGGGGGCTGGTGCAGCGGGGACGCCATTTCCAGCGTGGAGCGCTACGACCCCCAGACCAACGAGTGGAGGATGGTGGCTTCCATGAGCAAGAGGCGCTGTGGCGTCGGGGTCAGCGTCCTGGACGACCTCCTCTATGCTGTGGGAGGCCACGATGGCTCCTCTTACCTCAACAGCGTGGAAAG gtatgATCCAAAGACTAATCAGTGGAGCAGTGATGTGGCTCCCACCAGCACCTGCAGGACCAGTGTTGGAGTAGCAGTCCTTGGAGGTTACCTCTATGCTGTGGGTGGCCAGGATGGTGTCTCTTGTCTCAACATTGTGGAGAG GTATGAtcccaaagaaaacaaatggaCTCGAGTGGCTTCCATGAGCACCAGGCGCCTGGGagtggcagtggctgtgctgggaggatTCCTCTATGCTGTGGGAGGCTCTGATGGAACATCTCCTCTCAATACTG TGGAACGCTACAACCCCCAGGAGAACCGCTGGCACACCATAGCCCCCATGGGCACCAGGAGGAAgcacctgggctgtgctgtgtacCAGGACATGATCTATGCAGTGGGAGGCAGGGATGACACcacagagctcagcagtgctgagagGTACAACCCACGCACCAACCAATGGTCTCCCGTGGTGGCCATGACGTCGCGGCGCAGCGGG GTTGGCCTGGCCGTGGTGAATGGACAGCTGATGGCAGTGGGGGGCTTTGATGGCACAACGTACCTGAAGACCATTGAGGTGTTTGATCCAGATGCTAACACGTGGAG GTTGTACGGCGGGATGAACTACCGGCGGCTGGGCGGAGGCGTGGGGGTTATCAAAATGACACACTGTGAATCTCATATATGGTAA
- the KLHL20 gene encoding kelch-like protein 20 isoform X2, protein MDGKPMRRCASTRPGETGMDVTSRCTLGDPNKLPEGVPQPARMPYISDKHPRQTLEVINLLRKHRELCDVVLVVGAKKIYAHRVILSACSPYFRAMFTGELAESRQTEVVIRDIDERAMELLIDFAYTSQITVEEGNVQTLLPAACLLQLAEIQEACCEFLKRQLDPSNCLGIRAFADTHSCRELLRIADKFTQHNFQEVMESEEFMLLPANQLIDIISSDELNVRSEEQVFNAVMAWVKYSIQERRPQLPQVLQHVRLPLLSPKFLVGTVGSDPLIKSDEECRDLVDEAKNYLLLPQERPLMQGPRTRPRKPIRCGEVLFAVGGWCSGDAISSVERYDPQTNEWRMVASMSKRRCGVGVSVLDDLLYAVGGHDGSSYLNSVERYDPKTNQWSSDVAPTSTCRTSVGVAVLGGYLYAVGGQDGVSCLNIVERYDPKENKWTRVASMSTRRLGVAVAVLGGFLYAVGGSDGTSPLNTVERYNPQENRWHTIAPMGTRRKHLGCAVYQDMIYAVGGRDDTTELSSAERYNPRTNQWSPVVAMTSRRSGVGLAVVNGQLMAVGGFDGTTYLKTIEVFDPDANTWRLYGGMNYRRLGGGVGVIKMTHCESHICSSMHGLDPM, encoded by the exons ATGGACGGAAAGCCAATGCGCAG GTGTGCCAGCACTCGCCCAGGAGAGACCGGAATGGACGTGACCAGCCGCTGCACCCTCGGAGACCCCAACAAGCTGCCCGAGGGGGTGCCGCAGCCCGCGCGCATGCCCTACATCTCCGACAAGCACCCCCGGCAGACCCTGGAGGTCATCAACCTGCTCAGGAAGCACCGGGAGCTCTGCGATGTGGTGCTGGTAGTGGGGGCCAAGAAGATCTACGCCCACAGGGTGATCCTGTCGGCCTGCAGCCCCTACTTCCGAGCCATGTTCACCGGGGAGCTGGCGGAGTCGCGGCAGACGGAGGTGGTGATCAGGGACATCGACGAGCGCGCCATGGAGCTGCTCATCGACTTCGCCTACACCTCGCAGATCACTGTGGAAGAGGGGAATGTCCAGACCTTGCTGCCAGCTGCCTGTCTTCTCCAGCTGGCTGAGATCCAGGAGGCTTGCTGTGAGTTCCTCAAGAGACAGTTGGACCCTTCCAATTGCCTGGGCATCCGGGCTTTTGCTGACACTCACTCGTGCCGTGAGCTGCTGAGGATCGCTGACAAATTCACACAGCACAACTTCCAGGAG gTGATGGAGAGTGAGGAGTTCATGCTGCTTCCTGCCAACCAGCTGATAGACATCATATCCAGTGACGAGTTGAACGTGCGCAGTGAGGAGCAGGTGTTCAACGCCGTGATGGCCTGGGTGAAGTACAGCATCCAGGAGAGAAGACCCCAGCTGCCACAG GTCCTGCAGCACGTCCGCCTGCCCCTGCTGAGTCCCAAGTTTCTTGTGGGTACAGTGGGCTCTGATCCACTCATTAAGAGTGATGAGGAATGCAG GGATCTGGTGGATGAAGCCAAGAACTACCTGCTGCTGCCCCAAGAGCGGCCGCTGATGCAGGGACCGCGAACGAGGCCGCGCAAACCCATCCGCTGTGGAGAGGTGCTCTTTGCAG TGGGGGGCTGGTGCAGCGGGGACGCCATTTCCAGCGTGGAGCGCTACGACCCCCAGACCAACGAGTGGAGGATGGTGGCTTCCATGAGCAAGAGGCGCTGTGGCGTCGGGGTCAGCGTCCTGGACGACCTCCTCTATGCTGTGGGAGGCCACGATGGCTCCTCTTACCTCAACAGCGTGGAAAG gtatgATCCAAAGACTAATCAGTGGAGCAGTGATGTGGCTCCCACCAGCACCTGCAGGACCAGTGTTGGAGTAGCAGTCCTTGGAGGTTACCTCTATGCTGTGGGTGGCCAGGATGGTGTCTCTTGTCTCAACATTGTGGAGAG GTATGAtcccaaagaaaacaaatggaCTCGAGTGGCTTCCATGAGCACCAGGCGCCTGGGagtggcagtggctgtgctgggaggatTCCTCTATGCTGTGGGAGGCTCTGATGGAACATCTCCTCTCAATACTG TGGAACGCTACAACCCCCAGGAGAACCGCTGGCACACCATAGCCCCCATGGGCACCAGGAGGAAgcacctgggctgtgctgtgtacCAGGACATGATCTATGCAGTGGGAGGCAGGGATGACACcacagagctcagcagtgctgagagGTACAACCCACGCACCAACCAATGGTCTCCCGTGGTGGCCATGACGTCGCGGCGCAGCGGG GTTGGCCTGGCCGTGGTGAATGGACAGCTGATGGCAGTGGGGGGCTTTGATGGCACAACGTACCTGAAGACCATTGAGGTGTTTGATCCAGATGCTAACACGTGGAG GTTGTACGGCGGGATGAACTACCGGCGGCTGGGCGGAGGCGTGGGGGTTATCAAAATGACACACTGTGAATCTCATATATG CTCTAGTATGCACGGTCTAGATCCAATGTAA
- the KLHL20 gene encoding kelch-like protein 20 isoform X4 produces MDVTSRCTLGDPNKLPEGVPQPARMPYISDKHPRQTLEVINLLRKHRELCDVVLVVGAKKIYAHRVILSACSPYFRAMFTGELAESRQTEVVIRDIDERAMELLIDFAYTSQITVEEGNVQTLLPAACLLQLAEIQEACCEFLKRQLDPSNCLGIRAFADTHSCRELLRIADKFTQHNFQEVMESEEFMLLPANQLIDIISSDELNVRSEEQVFNAVMAWVKYSIQERRPQLPQVLQHVRLPLLSPKFLVGTVGSDPLIKSDEECRDLVDEAKNYLLLPQERPLMQGPRTRPRKPIRCGEVLFAVGGWCSGDAISSVERYDPQTNEWRMVASMSKRRCGVGVSVLDDLLYAVGGHDGSSYLNSVERYDPKTNQWSSDVAPTSTCRTSVGVAVLGGYLYAVGGQDGVSCLNIVERYDPKENKWTRVASMSTRRLGVAVAVLGGFLYAVGGSDGTSPLNTVERYNPQENRWHTIAPMGTRRKHLGCAVYQDMIYAVGGRDDTTELSSAERYNPRTNQWSPVVAMTSRRSGVGLAVVNGQLMAVGGFDGTTYLKTIEVFDPDANTWRLYGGMNYRRLGGGVGVIKMTHCESHICSSMHGLDPM; encoded by the exons ATGGACGTGACCAGCCGCTGCACCCTCGGAGACCCCAACAAGCTGCCCGAGGGGGTGCCGCAGCCCGCGCGCATGCCCTACATCTCCGACAAGCACCCCCGGCAGACCCTGGAGGTCATCAACCTGCTCAGGAAGCACCGGGAGCTCTGCGATGTGGTGCTGGTAGTGGGGGCCAAGAAGATCTACGCCCACAGGGTGATCCTGTCGGCCTGCAGCCCCTACTTCCGAGCCATGTTCACCGGGGAGCTGGCGGAGTCGCGGCAGACGGAGGTGGTGATCAGGGACATCGACGAGCGCGCCATGGAGCTGCTCATCGACTTCGCCTACACCTCGCAGATCACTGTGGAAGAGGGGAATGTCCAGACCTTGCTGCCAGCTGCCTGTCTTCTCCAGCTGGCTGAGATCCAGGAGGCTTGCTGTGAGTTCCTCAAGAGACAGTTGGACCCTTCCAATTGCCTGGGCATCCGGGCTTTTGCTGACACTCACTCGTGCCGTGAGCTGCTGAGGATCGCTGACAAATTCACACAGCACAACTTCCAGGAG gTGATGGAGAGTGAGGAGTTCATGCTGCTTCCTGCCAACCAGCTGATAGACATCATATCCAGTGACGAGTTGAACGTGCGCAGTGAGGAGCAGGTGTTCAACGCCGTGATGGCCTGGGTGAAGTACAGCATCCAGGAGAGAAGACCCCAGCTGCCACAG GTCCTGCAGCACGTCCGCCTGCCCCTGCTGAGTCCCAAGTTTCTTGTGGGTACAGTGGGCTCTGATCCACTCATTAAGAGTGATGAGGAATGCAG GGATCTGGTGGATGAAGCCAAGAACTACCTGCTGCTGCCCCAAGAGCGGCCGCTGATGCAGGGACCGCGAACGAGGCCGCGCAAACCCATCCGCTGTGGAGAGGTGCTCTTTGCAG TGGGGGGCTGGTGCAGCGGGGACGCCATTTCCAGCGTGGAGCGCTACGACCCCCAGACCAACGAGTGGAGGATGGTGGCTTCCATGAGCAAGAGGCGCTGTGGCGTCGGGGTCAGCGTCCTGGACGACCTCCTCTATGCTGTGGGAGGCCACGATGGCTCCTCTTACCTCAACAGCGTGGAAAG gtatgATCCAAAGACTAATCAGTGGAGCAGTGATGTGGCTCCCACCAGCACCTGCAGGACCAGTGTTGGAGTAGCAGTCCTTGGAGGTTACCTCTATGCTGTGGGTGGCCAGGATGGTGTCTCTTGTCTCAACATTGTGGAGAG GTATGAtcccaaagaaaacaaatggaCTCGAGTGGCTTCCATGAGCACCAGGCGCCTGGGagtggcagtggctgtgctgggaggatTCCTCTATGCTGTGGGAGGCTCTGATGGAACATCTCCTCTCAATACTG TGGAACGCTACAACCCCCAGGAGAACCGCTGGCACACCATAGCCCCCATGGGCACCAGGAGGAAgcacctgggctgtgctgtgtacCAGGACATGATCTATGCAGTGGGAGGCAGGGATGACACcacagagctcagcagtgctgagagGTACAACCCACGCACCAACCAATGGTCTCCCGTGGTGGCCATGACGTCGCGGCGCAGCGGG GTTGGCCTGGCCGTGGTGAATGGACAGCTGATGGCAGTGGGGGGCTTTGATGGCACAACGTACCTGAAGACCATTGAGGTGTTTGATCCAGATGCTAACACGTGGAG GTTGTACGGCGGGATGAACTACCGGCGGCTGGGCGGAGGCGTGGGGGTTATCAAAATGACACACTGTGAATCTCATATATG CTCTAGTATGCACGGTCTAGATCCAATGTAA
- the KLHL20 gene encoding kelch-like protein 20 isoform X1 yields the protein MVLYLYLLRCRCASTRPGETGMDVTSRCTLGDPNKLPEGVPQPARMPYISDKHPRQTLEVINLLRKHRELCDVVLVVGAKKIYAHRVILSACSPYFRAMFTGELAESRQTEVVIRDIDERAMELLIDFAYTSQITVEEGNVQTLLPAACLLQLAEIQEACCEFLKRQLDPSNCLGIRAFADTHSCRELLRIADKFTQHNFQEVMESEEFMLLPANQLIDIISSDELNVRSEEQVFNAVMAWVKYSIQERRPQLPQVLQHVRLPLLSPKFLVGTVGSDPLIKSDEECRDLVDEAKNYLLLPQERPLMQGPRTRPRKPIRCGEVLFAVGGWCSGDAISSVERYDPQTNEWRMVASMSKRRCGVGVSVLDDLLYAVGGHDGSSYLNSVERYDPKTNQWSSDVAPTSTCRTSVGVAVLGGYLYAVGGQDGVSCLNIVERYDPKENKWTRVASMSTRRLGVAVAVLGGFLYAVGGSDGTSPLNTVERYNPQENRWHTIAPMGTRRKHLGCAVYQDMIYAVGGRDDTTELSSAERYNPRTNQWSPVVAMTSRRSGVGLAVVNGQLMAVGGFDGTTYLKTIEVFDPDANTWRLYGGMNYRRLGGGVGVIKMTHCESHICSSMHGLDPM from the exons ATGGTGCTGTATTTGTATCTGCTGCGCTGCAGGTGTGCCAGCACTCGCCCAGGAGAGACCGGAATGGACGTGACCAGCCGCTGCACCCTCGGAGACCCCAACAAGCTGCCCGAGGGGGTGCCGCAGCCCGCGCGCATGCCCTACATCTCCGACAAGCACCCCCGGCAGACCCTGGAGGTCATCAACCTGCTCAGGAAGCACCGGGAGCTCTGCGATGTGGTGCTGGTAGTGGGGGCCAAGAAGATCTACGCCCACAGGGTGATCCTGTCGGCCTGCAGCCCCTACTTCCGAGCCATGTTCACCGGGGAGCTGGCGGAGTCGCGGCAGACGGAGGTGGTGATCAGGGACATCGACGAGCGCGCCATGGAGCTGCTCATCGACTTCGCCTACACCTCGCAGATCACTGTGGAAGAGGGGAATGTCCAGACCTTGCTGCCAGCTGCCTGTCTTCTCCAGCTGGCTGAGATCCAGGAGGCTTGCTGTGAGTTCCTCAAGAGACAGTTGGACCCTTCCAATTGCCTGGGCATCCGGGCTTTTGCTGACACTCACTCGTGCCGTGAGCTGCTGAGGATCGCTGACAAATTCACACAGCACAACTTCCAGGAG gTGATGGAGAGTGAGGAGTTCATGCTGCTTCCTGCCAACCAGCTGATAGACATCATATCCAGTGACGAGTTGAACGTGCGCAGTGAGGAGCAGGTGTTCAACGCCGTGATGGCCTGGGTGAAGTACAGCATCCAGGAGAGAAGACCCCAGCTGCCACAG GTCCTGCAGCACGTCCGCCTGCCCCTGCTGAGTCCCAAGTTTCTTGTGGGTACAGTGGGCTCTGATCCACTCATTAAGAGTGATGAGGAATGCAG GGATCTGGTGGATGAAGCCAAGAACTACCTGCTGCTGCCCCAAGAGCGGCCGCTGATGCAGGGACCGCGAACGAGGCCGCGCAAACCCATCCGCTGTGGAGAGGTGCTCTTTGCAG TGGGGGGCTGGTGCAGCGGGGACGCCATTTCCAGCGTGGAGCGCTACGACCCCCAGACCAACGAGTGGAGGATGGTGGCTTCCATGAGCAAGAGGCGCTGTGGCGTCGGGGTCAGCGTCCTGGACGACCTCCTCTATGCTGTGGGAGGCCACGATGGCTCCTCTTACCTCAACAGCGTGGAAAG gtatgATCCAAAGACTAATCAGTGGAGCAGTGATGTGGCTCCCACCAGCACCTGCAGGACCAGTGTTGGAGTAGCAGTCCTTGGAGGTTACCTCTATGCTGTGGGTGGCCAGGATGGTGTCTCTTGTCTCAACATTGTGGAGAG GTATGAtcccaaagaaaacaaatggaCTCGAGTGGCTTCCATGAGCACCAGGCGCCTGGGagtggcagtggctgtgctgggaggatTCCTCTATGCTGTGGGAGGCTCTGATGGAACATCTCCTCTCAATACTG TGGAACGCTACAACCCCCAGGAGAACCGCTGGCACACCATAGCCCCCATGGGCACCAGGAGGAAgcacctgggctgtgctgtgtacCAGGACATGATCTATGCAGTGGGAGGCAGGGATGACACcacagagctcagcagtgctgagagGTACAACCCACGCACCAACCAATGGTCTCCCGTGGTGGCCATGACGTCGCGGCGCAGCGGG GTTGGCCTGGCCGTGGTGAATGGACAGCTGATGGCAGTGGGGGGCTTTGATGGCACAACGTACCTGAAGACCATTGAGGTGTTTGATCCAGATGCTAACACGTGGAG GTTGTACGGCGGGATGAACTACCGGCGGCTGGGCGGAGGCGTGGGGGTTATCAAAATGACACACTGTGAATCTCATATATG CTCTAGTATGCACGGTCTAGATCCAATGTAA